Proteins co-encoded in one bacterium genomic window:
- a CDS encoding thioredoxin domain-containing protein gives MPNRLTGARSAYLVSAAHQPVDWYPWSDAAFDRARAEDKPILLDIGAVWCHWCHVIDRESYDDPETAAVINANFVAVKVDRDERPDVDVRYQNAVSAITGQGGWPLTAFLTPDGHVFFGGTYFPPDGAHGRPGFKQVLRSVAEFYRTRRDQAHGYAGELHQALHRLGDVRDTGEVLTPALVAAAVADITRQFDAVHGGFGGAPKFPHSSAIELLLRRHDRTGDPELLSVAARTLEKMARGGVYDQLGGGFHRYSVDAAWIVPHFEKMLYDNAGLLANYAGAFRATGRPVFRDAAAGIIAYVRGTLMDRPEGGFYTSQDADISLDDDGDYYTWTREEAAAALNPDELAAAALRYHLDGPGEMPHDPRRHVLYLDKDPDAVAALLNRPPDDVQVLLARAQERLLAARAGRTAPFVDRTIYAGWNGMMISAFFAAARVPGLAGAADDALRALERVLRDAAGHTAGGRGFRHVVGAPESIGGLLDDQVQLAGALLDAFEHTGEPRFLRLAAETAEYVLEEFRAPSGAFYDVAATGRESRPGGLGLPYVPVQDAPTPSGNGVAVLVLERLAALTGDERYRAEAERALRACAPGRVEQGLFTATLGLALETHLAPPLHVVIVGPRAHPNTLALRAAALGTYRHGLVVQTYDPEAAGGEAGRLPAVVTAGAAAGVDFMVAGRGSAGTREGPRAYACTATECAAPAVSAQALTETIRTFGRAAP, from the coding sequence ATGCCGAACCGTCTGACCGGCGCCCGCAGCGCCTACCTCGTGTCCGCCGCCCACCAGCCCGTCGACTGGTATCCGTGGAGCGACGCCGCGTTCGACCGCGCGCGCGCCGAGGACAAGCCGATTCTCCTCGATATCGGGGCGGTGTGGTGCCACTGGTGCCACGTGATCGATCGCGAGTCGTACGACGATCCCGAGACCGCGGCGGTCATCAACGCCAATTTCGTCGCCGTGAAGGTCGACCGCGACGAGCGCCCGGACGTGGACGTGCGCTATCAGAACGCGGTCAGCGCGATCACGGGACAGGGCGGGTGGCCGCTCACGGCCTTCTTGACCCCGGACGGCCACGTCTTCTTCGGCGGAACCTACTTCCCGCCCGACGGCGCGCACGGCCGTCCCGGATTCAAACAGGTGCTCCGGTCGGTCGCGGAGTTCTACCGCACGCGGCGGGACCAAGCGCACGGCTATGCCGGCGAGCTCCATCAGGCGCTGCACCGTCTCGGCGACGTCCGCGACACCGGCGAGGTCCTGACGCCGGCGCTGGTCGCGGCCGCGGTCGCCGATATCACGCGGCAGTTCGACGCGGTTCACGGCGGCTTCGGGGGCGCGCCGAAGTTTCCGCACTCGAGCGCCATCGAGCTGCTGCTGCGGCGCCACGACCGCACCGGCGACCCCGAACTGCTCTCGGTCGCCGCGCGGACGCTCGAGAAGATGGCGCGCGGCGGCGTGTACGATCAGCTCGGCGGGGGGTTCCACCGGTACTCCGTGGACGCGGCGTGGATCGTCCCGCACTTCGAGAAGATGCTGTACGACAACGCCGGCCTGCTGGCCAACTACGCCGGCGCGTTCCGCGCGACCGGCCGGCCGGTGTTTCGGGACGCCGCCGCCGGCATCATCGCCTACGTGCGCGGCACGCTCATGGACAGACCGGAGGGCGGCTTCTACACGAGCCAGGACGCCGACATCTCGCTCGACGACGACGGCGACTACTACACGTGGACGCGCGAGGAGGCGGCGGCCGCGCTGAACCCCGACGAGCTCGCCGCGGCCGCGCTGCGGTACCATCTCGACGGCCCCGGCGAGATGCCCCACGATCCCCGGCGGCACGTGCTGTATCTCGACAAAGACCCCGATGCCGTCGCGGCGCTGCTCAACCGTCCGCCCGACGACGTCCAGGTACTGCTGGCGCGGGCGCAGGAGCGCCTCCTCGCGGCGCGGGCCGGCCGGACCGCGCCGTTCGTCGACCGCACGATCTACGCCGGATGGAACGGCATGATGATCTCGGCGTTCTTTGCGGCCGCCCGCGTGCCGGGCCTCGCCGGAGCGGCCGACGACGCGCTCCGGGCGCTCGAGCGCGTCCTTCGCGACGCGGCGGGGCACACGGCGGGCGGCCGCGGCTTCCGGCACGTCGTCGGCGCGCCGGAGAGCATCGGCGGACTCCTCGACGATCAGGTCCAGCTGGCGGGCGCGCTGCTCGACGCCTTCGAGCATACCGGCGAGCCGCGATTCCTTCGTCTCGCAGCCGAGACCGCGGAGTACGTCCTCGAAGAGTTTCGCGCGCCGTCCGGCGCGTTCTACGACGTCGCGGCGACAGGCCGGGAATCGAGGCCGGGCGGGCTCGGGCTGCCGTACGTCCCCGTCCAAGACGCGCCCACGCCCTCAGGCAACGGCGTGGCCGTTCTGGTGCTCGAGCGGCTCGCCGCGCTGACGGGCGACGAACGGTATCGCGCCGAGGCGGAGCGGGCGCTGCGGGCGTGCGCGCCGGGCCGCGTCGAGCAGGGGCTGTTCACCGCGACGCTCGGCCTGGCGCTGGAAACGCATCTCGCGCCGCCGCTGCACGTCGTGATCGTCGGGCCGCGCGCGCATCCCAACACCCTCGCGCTGCGTGCGGCGGCGTTGGGGACCTACCGCCACGGACTCGTCGTGCAGACCTACGATCCGGAGGCGGCCGGCGGCGAGGCGGGCCGGCTTCCGGCCGTGGTGACCGCCGGCGCCGCGGCCGGCGTCGATTTCATGGTTGCCGGCCGCGGGTCGGCCGGCACGCGTGAAGGGCCGCGCGCGTACGCGTGCACCGCGACGGAGTGCGCGGCGCCGGCCGTTTCCGCGCAGGCGCTGACGGAGACCATCCGGACGTTCGGACGCGCCGCGCCTTGA
- a CDS encoding DUF1844 domain-containing protein → MSEETPRRDAGPDGTTAAESGSETSSTAGQDAGRQAVPLEAISTRELLVWMLGVLGAKAWQGLGLVPNPGSGKIEKDLGDAKIAIDAFSGLLEAMRPQLEGQALRDTETLLTTLRLNFVEKSSET, encoded by the coding sequence GTGAGCGAAGAGACACCGCGCCGGGACGCCGGGCCGGACGGCACGACGGCCGCAGAATCCGGATCGGAAACCTCGTCTACGGCCGGTCAAGACGCCGGCCGTCAGGCCGTCCCGCTCGAGGCGATTTCGACGCGGGAACTCCTCGTCTGGATGCTCGGCGTGCTCGGCGCCAAAGCGTGGCAGGGGCTGGGCCTCGTCCCGAATCCAGGGAGCGGAAAGATCGAGAAAGATCTCGGGGATGCAAAAATCGCGATCGACGCGTTTTCGGGGCTGCTCGAGGCGATGCGGCCGCAGCTCGAGGGGCAGGCGCTGCGCGACACCGAGACGCTGTTGACCACGCTGCGCCTGAATTTCGTCGAAAAGAGCAGCGAGACGTAG
- a CDS encoding Zn-dependent hydrolase, which produces MPATIDGARLRRRLEELAQIGRTPEGGVTRLSYRPEHAAAVRLVAGWMRAAGAAAAVDIWGNLHGLVPGAEAGLPPVAAGSHLDTVPNGGIFDGALGVVAAIEAAQALRDAGTRLARPLLLLGFAEEEGTSFGVGCLGSLGVVGRAPAPETIHARDGMTAAALLRAFDPGVARAPLSPAMAAYLELHIEQGPILASRQAVLAAVEAIVGIARAAFTFRGQANHAGTTPMDARRDALWGAADLVAEVRALARDTDGRAVATVGRLTVAPGATNVIPGAAEMAVEVRSAEASLLAGLRAAVEQAGRACAGRYGLGLEMSDWRAEPPLPLDAGVRASIVQAAGDLGWPIATMPSWAGHDAKILSPQVPAGMIFVPSDRGISHSPEEHTSWEDAARGAQVLCRAVERLAA; this is translated from the coding sequence ATGCCGGCGACGATCGACGGCGCCCGTCTGCGCCGCCGCCTCGAAGAGCTGGCGCAGATCGGACGGACGCCCGAGGGCGGCGTGACGCGGCTGTCCTACCGGCCGGAGCACGCGGCCGCCGTCCGGCTCGTCGCTGGGTGGATGCGCGCGGCCGGCGCCGCGGCCGCCGTGGATATCTGGGGCAACCTTCACGGGCTGGTGCCGGGCGCGGAGGCGGGGTTGCCGCCGGTGGCGGCGGGATCGCACCTCGACACCGTGCCGAACGGCGGAATCTTCGACGGCGCGCTCGGCGTGGTCGCGGCGATCGAGGCGGCGCAGGCGCTGCGCGACGCCGGCACGCGTCTTGCGCGTCCGCTGCTGCTGCTCGGATTCGCCGAGGAAGAAGGGACGTCGTTTGGCGTCGGCTGCCTCGGGTCGCTCGGTGTCGTCGGCCGGGCGCCCGCGCCGGAGACGATTCACGCCCGCGACGGCATGACGGCCGCGGCCCTGCTGCGGGCGTTCGATCCCGGGGTTGCCCGCGCGCCGCTGTCGCCCGCCATGGCCGCCTATCTCGAGCTCCACATCGAACAGGGTCCGATCCTGGCCTCCCGCCAGGCAGTACTTGCCGCGGTCGAGGCGATCGTCGGCATAGCCCGCGCGGCCTTCACGTTCCGCGGACAGGCGAACCACGCCGGCACGACGCCGATGGACGCGCGCCGTGACGCGCTGTGGGGGGCCGCCGACCTCGTGGCAGAGGTGCGGGCACTCGCCCGCGATACGGACGGGCGGGCTGTTGCAACCGTCGGGCGTCTCACCGTCGCGCCGGGCGCGACCAACGTCATCCCCGGCGCGGCGGAGATGGCGGTCGAGGTCCGGAGCGCCGAGGCGTCCTTGCTCGCGGGACTGCGCGCCGCCGTCGAGCAGGCCGGCCGGGCGTGTGCCGGCCGCTACGGGCTTGGTCTCGAAATGTCCGATTGGCGGGCCGAACCGCCCCTGCCGCTCGACGCCGGCGTGCGCGCGTCGATTGTGCAGGCCGCAGGCGATCTCGGGTGGCCGATCGCGACGATGCCGAGCTGGGCCGGCCACGACGCTAAAATCCTCTCCCCGCAGGTGCCCGCCGGGATGATCTTCGTGCCGAGCGACCGGGGGATCAGCCATTCCCCCGAGGAACACACGTCTTGGGAGGATGCGGCGCGCGGCGCCCAGGTATTGTGCCGCGCCGTCGAGCGCCTCGCCGCCTGA
- a CDS encoding ABC transporter permease — MSTVAGALPAIRPRAPATRGVRHLAGRFARNRLALAGLLVFALVVVIAAAAPWIAPYSPIKTDFTAYLQPPGGRHLLGTDELGRDVASRIVFGSRASLAAGLVSVGLGISAGVPLGLAAGFYGDRLDNVLMRLTDAMLSIPNLILALTVVAVLGPGLNKAMIAIAAGLMPVFMRIMRAQVLSERGREYIQAARAMGAADRRIIWRHLLPNSVAPIVVQGSLNVAGAILTEATLSFLGLGTQPPTPSWGSMLNAAQQYLTQAPWLSIWPGIAIAITVFAVNVAGDGIREIWDPRTR; from the coding sequence GTGAGCACCGTCGCCGGGGCCCTGCCGGCGATTCGCCCCCGCGCCCCTGCGACGCGCGGGGTGCGGCACCTAGCCGGGCGGTTTGCGCGCAACCGGCTCGCGTTGGCCGGCCTACTCGTCTTTGCGCTGGTCGTCGTGATCGCTGCCGCGGCGCCGTGGATCGCTCCGTACTCTCCGATCAAGACCGACTTCACGGCCTACCTCCAGCCGCCCGGCGGCCGCCACCTGCTCGGCACCGACGAGCTGGGCCGCGACGTCGCGAGCCGCATCGTCTTCGGCTCGCGCGCCTCCCTCGCGGCCGGCCTCGTCTCGGTGGGGCTCGGCATCTCCGCGGGCGTGCCGCTCGGGCTCGCGGCCGGATTCTACGGCGACCGGCTCGACAACGTGCTGATGCGGTTGACCGACGCGATGCTCTCGATTCCGAACTTGATCCTGGCGCTGACCGTGGTCGCCGTGCTGGGTCCGGGCTTGAACAAGGCGATGATCGCGATCGCGGCCGGGCTCATGCCGGTGTTCATGCGGATCATGCGGGCGCAGGTGCTCTCCGAGCGCGGCCGCGAGTACATTCAGGCCGCGCGCGCGATGGGGGCGGCGGACCGGCGGATCATCTGGCGGCACCTTCTGCCCAACAGCGTCGCCCCGATCGTCGTGCAGGGTTCGCTCAACGTCGCGGGCGCGATCCTGACCGAGGCGACGCTGAGTTTCCTCGGCTTGGGGACCCAGCCGCCGACCCCGTCGTGGGGCTCGATGCTGAACGCCGCCCAGCAGTACCTGACGCAGGCCCCGTGGCTGTCGATCTGGCCGGGGATCGCGATCGCCATCACCGTCTTCGCGGTGAACGTCGCCGGCGACGGCATCCGCGAGATCTGGGATCCGCGGACGCGCTGA
- a CDS encoding ABC transporter permease: MLRFITHRLLQMVPVLFFVSVIIFTLINLIPGDAARLFLGEEASPDALVALRHQMGLDRPLPVQYARWIGGMLHGDFGHSFKDNRSVLATVAQKIPVTAELSCMALVIAWTIAIPAGVLAAWRRRTAADYAASAAALTGLSIPNFWLGIMLIYLFAVNLHWLPASGYVPPTQDLGRNLRTLIMPAFVLGIILAAVVMRQLRSSMLEVLSADFVRTANAKGLAAATVLVRHALRNAVIPVITVMGIQLGTLLGGVVITETIFSVPGMGRLAVESIYSRDYPMLEGVVMFSALSVLAVNLAVDILYSVIDPRITLEGGRT, encoded by the coding sequence ATGCTCCGCTTCATCACGCACCGGCTTCTGCAGATGGTCCCCGTGCTGTTCTTCGTCAGCGTGATCATCTTCACGCTGATCAACCTCATCCCGGGCGACGCGGCGCGCCTCTTTCTCGGCGAGGAGGCCTCGCCGGACGCGCTCGTCGCCCTCCGCCATCAGATGGGCCTCGACCGGCCGCTGCCCGTCCAGTACGCGCGGTGGATCGGCGGCATGCTGCACGGAGACTTCGGGCATTCGTTCAAGGACAACCGCTCGGTGCTCGCGACGGTGGCACAGAAGATTCCGGTGACCGCCGAGCTCTCGTGCATGGCCCTCGTGATCGCGTGGACGATCGCGATCCCGGCCGGCGTGCTGGCCGCCTGGCGCCGGCGCACGGCCGCCGACTACGCGGCGTCGGCCGCAGCGCTCACCGGGCTCAGCATCCCGAACTTCTGGCTCGGGATCATGTTGATCTACCTGTTCGCGGTCAATCTGCACTGGCTGCCGGCGTCGGGCTACGTGCCGCCGACCCAAGATCTCGGCCGCAACCTCCGTACGCTGATCATGCCGGCGTTCGTGCTGGGGATTATTCTGGCCGCGGTCGTGATGCGGCAGCTGCGCAGCAGCATGCTGGAGGTTCTGAGCGCGGACTTCGTGCGCACCGCGAACGCCAAAGGACTGGCCGCCGCGACCGTGCTGGTGCGGCACGCCCTGCGCAACGCCGTGATCCCCGTGATCACGGTGATGGGCATCCAGCTCGGCACGCTGCTCGGCGGCGTCGTCATCACGGAGACGATCTTTTCGGTACCCGGCATGGGGCGGCTCGCCGTGGAGTCGATCTACTCGCGGGACTATCCGATGCTCGAGGGCGTCGTGATGTTCAGCGCGCTGTCTGTGCTCGCGGTCAACCTGGCGGTCGATATCCTCTACTCGGTCATCGATCCGCGGATCACGCTCGAGGGCGGCCGGACGTGA
- a CDS encoding ABC transporter substrate-binding protein, which translates to MPSSTDPARPTRRDLLRWGAAASLGAGALSAADLIPASAAPGGSGIRIALESDPPNMDPHRSTAAVDRQVYQNLYDKLVDTDENLRIVPMLATSWTVSPDGKTYTFKLQQGVKFHDGTPFNAQAVKYNFDRMRDPKFPSTRRSELGPVIGAEAVDAYTVRVTLERPYSPLMYVLTDRAGMMVSPAAAQKDGLNFALHPVGTGPFRFVEKIPQDHITLDRNPDYWVKGQPYLGRITYRTIVDDNARVASLKSGDTDIINAPPLPQIPSLKKEAAQSGARFRLIEKGPFAYNGIWLNVTKPPFDNKLLRQALNATIDRNAIANVVLQGAADPIYSFFPPGTPAYDPAWKIPPRNIPLAKEKLQAAGHPNGFTFTLLTVPIPFVQSVAQAVQSMASEAGIQAKIQLIEFGAFLSVLDHLQHEAGILGWSGRPDPDFDIYPFITKSGLGSFNDSGYDNPKVDELLDAARLLQDMNQRRRAYSEATKILADDMPYVWLWASKEYKLVSDRVRGFVDQPDGMMRLRAVRLA; encoded by the coding sequence GTGCCTTCTTCGACAGACCCGGCACGGCCAACCAGAAGAGATCTGCTGCGGTGGGGCGCCGCCGCGTCGCTCGGCGCGGGCGCGTTGTCCGCCGCCGATCTGATTCCGGCGTCCGCAGCCCCGGGCGGCTCCGGGATACGGATCGCGCTCGAATCCGATCCGCCGAATATGGACCCGCACCGGTCCACGGCCGCCGTGGACCGCCAGGTGTACCAGAACCTCTACGACAAGCTCGTCGACACGGACGAAAACCTCCGCATCGTGCCGATGTTGGCGACGTCGTGGACGGTCAGCCCGGACGGCAAGACGTACACGTTCAAACTGCAGCAGGGCGTCAAGTTCCACGACGGGACGCCGTTCAACGCGCAGGCCGTCAAGTACAATTTCGACCGGATGCGCGATCCGAAGTTTCCCTCGACCCGGCGCAGCGAGCTCGGGCCGGTGATCGGGGCGGAGGCGGTCGACGCCTACACCGTCAGAGTGACGCTCGAGCGCCCGTACAGCCCGCTCATGTACGTCCTGACCGACCGGGCCGGGATGATGGTCTCGCCGGCCGCGGCGCAGAAGGACGGTCTCAACTTCGCGCTTCACCCGGTAGGGACCGGCCCGTTCCGGTTCGTCGAGAAAATTCCCCAAGATCACATTACGCTCGACCGGAATCCCGACTATTGGGTCAAGGGCCAGCCGTATCTCGGCCGCATCACCTACCGGACGATCGTCGACGACAACGCCCGGGTCGCCAGCCTCAAGTCGGGCGACACCGACATCATCAACGCGCCGCCGCTGCCGCAGATCCCGTCGCTCAAGAAAGAGGCCGCGCAGAGCGGCGCCCGGTTCCGCCTCATCGAGAAAGGGCCGTTCGCCTACAACGGGATCTGGCTCAACGTGACGAAGCCGCCGTTCGACAACAAGCTGCTGCGTCAGGCGTTGAACGCGACGATCGACCGAAACGCTATTGCCAACGTGGTGCTGCAGGGCGCGGCGGACCCCATCTACTCGTTCTTTCCGCCGGGTACGCCGGCATACGATCCGGCCTGGAAGATCCCACCGCGCAACATCCCGCTGGCCAAGGAAAAACTTCAGGCGGCCGGGCACCCGAATGGGTTTACGTTCACGCTGCTCACCGTGCCGATCCCGTTCGTCCAGTCGGTGGCACAGGCGGTGCAGTCCATGGCGTCGGAGGCCGGGATCCAGGCCAAGATTCAGCTCATCGAATTCGGGGCGTTCCTCAGCGTGCTCGACCATCTCCAGCACGAGGCCGGCATCCTCGGCTGGAGCGGGCGGCCCGACCCGGACTTTGACATTTATCCCTTCATCACCAAGTCCGGCCTCGGGTCGTTCAACGATTCGGGGTACGACAATCCCAAGGTCGACGAACTGCTGGACGCCGCGAGGCTCCTGCAGGACATGAACCAGCGCCGGCGCGCGTACAGCGAAGCGACAAAGATCCTTGCCGACGACATGCCGTATGTGTGGCTGTGGGCTTCGAAGGAATACAAACTCGTCTCCGACCGGGTGCGCGGCTTCGTCGACCAGCCGGACGGTATGATGAGGCTCCGAGCGGTCCGGCTCGCCTAG